TCCAgcagggataggctccagtTCCCCCtcgaccctgataaggataagcgaaagagaaagaatgaatgaatgtatgACGGCTTTCTTCCATTCGCAcagtatctctaaaattagaaaaatcctGCTCAGAGTGACACCAAATATTTGTTCATACACTTATTACTTCAAGGCTGGACGACTGTAATTCGTTATTATCAGGTTATTATCagaagattaggcttaaaagtTTCCTTTTTTGCTATAGCATATAGGACACTCGACACACAACTATATAAGCATATAGTTATGGCTggatctctggctctcttccacaacgtgtcttttgtcttgtcttcctcccctcaccccgaCCAGTTGCAGGAGATGGCCATCCAGGccaagcctggttctgctggagggttcttcctgttaaaattgagtttttgcgtctcactgttgccaaagcgcttgctcatagggggtcatatgattgttgtagttttctttgttttccttgtattaatgtaggatctttaccttacaacataaagcaccAAATAACAGAAATTATGCAGTTATTCTGACAGCTAAAGATGTTTCTGTAGATGAATGGTAGAAGTGTCTATCGGCTTTTGTATTCATGTCATTATTTGGTATCAGATCAGTATGAAAAGTATTCCTGCCACTGTAAATCCTATTGTCAATAAAGCACATGAAAAATACCATCACATAATATTGCCACAATAGAAATATACAACAGAAATATAATGGCTATGTGGTTTTCAGTCCAGCCCACTGTCAGAATTAAGTCCATGACCCCGCCTTCTGgtcagcatcctgccatgttgGTCTGCAGCGTTTACGACTTCTTTCCCAGTAAGATCAAAGTGAGCTGGCTCAGAGATGGACAGGCCGTGTCTTCTGATGTCACTTCCACTGAAGAGATGCCAAATGGTGATTGGTACTACCAGACCCACTCCCAACTGGAGTACACACCCAGGTGAGTCCACATCAGATCCAGATTCAGGTCCAGGTCCACGTCCACTTCTGTGAGTGGTCTGTAAATCAGTGATGTTTGTGTTGAAGGTCTGGAGAGAAGATCTCCTGTGTGGTGGAGCACGCCAGCCTGAAGGAACCTCTGATCACTGACTGGGGTAAatacctgtctgtctgtctgtctgtacacacaaatatatatatttgactGCTCACCTGTCTGTTGTCCTGTCTGACTCAGATCCGTCCTCGGACAAATCAACATCTGAATCAACTACGCTGATCGCCATTGGAGCCTCTATACTGACCCTGGGTCTGATTTTACTTCTGGCTGGATTTATTTTCTACAGGTGGAAGGCCCGAGGTCAGACCAGGATTCACACTCTCAGACCAGTTAACAGCACTTTATATCAGTCTTTTTATAAGACTACTTGTGTTCTAAATTTACTTTCAGGTAgtttaaaatcagtttttcaGAAGTTTAGACAAGTTTTAAgtccatgttcagaccacagtcTAAATGCACTGCTGCGTTCAGATATGATAGATCACAGCTATCCCTGTATGGGTCTGGATTGGCTCTTCATCTAAAGGGCCTGAGTCTGTGCTTTTATTACATTTGTTAATTCTAATAGCACATTTGAAGCAAAATTACGAATTAGCACAATCGTATGTGTATATTTCTGAACTCTAGACTTACTCTAACAGCTATCCTCAGATATTAAATCTCTTATTTAGACAGACTCAGGTGCTTGAGGCCTTAGGGATCTCCATCTTTTTGACAGACCTGGGGGATTTCACACCAGTTTAGACCAGTTTTTCAGAGCAGGCAGAGTCCATGCTCTGAAACTGGGGATTTCACAGAATCATTGTAGCTGATTTTTGATCCAGACCAGATTTCATGATGTGGACAGACTTTTTTTCTTGACTCTGTCTTTGTCTCTTTATGCAGATCCTACACTGTTTTCCAATGAATGAGGCAGGATCCTGGTTCTAGTCCTTCTTCTTTCTGATGGAATAAGAAGCAGCTGCTTTATGTGTTCAGCAGACAGATGATGTCTGGAATGGGCGACTTTGAACCTGATCAATGATGAAACACATTTATAGACTTTTACTGGATATTTTCAATCCACAATAAACAGAAACTCTTacctgtgtgtttatttaccTGCATCAACACATTCATGTCccctctgctgccctcaccacccgctgcagtttctTCTTGCCCTCCGCAGtacagcagttgaaccagagtgtacAGCAGTAGGTCAGAAGGCTCGCTATGGTGGAGTGGTAGAAGTTAATTAGCAGTCTCTGGGGTAATTGGGTTTGACGCAacttcctgaggaagtacatcctttgttgtgcttttcctacctggtgggaaatgtttgtgtttgtgtaaggTCGGTCGAGATGTGGACCCCGAGGAACTTCAAGCTctctaccctttctacctcctccccatcaatgtagagggtagagtgcttTGTTTGCTTTGATCTCAtgaagtcgattaccatctccttggtcttggctgtgttcagatgcaggttgttgttgtcacaCCACCGCTTccgatgctgaacctcctctctgtaggctgaatcaCTGTTGTTGTCAATCAGTCCTATGACGGTGGTGTCGTTACTCTTGTGAATTGGAGAACAGTCAttggtgaaaagtgagtataagaggggactgaggacacacccctgtgagACGTCTACGTTCAGAATGAAGGTGAaggaggtgtgctctcccatCCTGGCGTTCTTAGGAATCACTCAGGTAGTCTAACATCCAGGTGCACAGTGAGCTGTGGGgtcctaagttgcttagtttttttaaccagtttgtggTTTTACTGTATTGAAGTCTCCTGATTTGAAGGCATTGTCACATGCTCTTAGTAGAGCTTGCACCTCAGTGTGAAGCCATGGCTTCTGGCTTTggaacactttaacagtctttgttgttgttgttgttacactCTCAGTACAGAAGTTGATGTATGAGAGTCCGGCAGATGTGTGGTCCTCCAAGTCTGATCCTTCTGCAAATATACGCCAAAGCATATTgtcaaaacagtcctgtaggGCTGTGGTGACACTTGTACTGTTTTTACAGATGGTCTTTGTCTTTGAATTTAAGGTTTATAAGCAGGGATCAGGGACAGAGAAAGATGATCGGAGAGTCAGAGGGAGGGAGGTGGCTTTACCAACATCTGGAATCTGCTGAGCGTCACTGTCCTGTTGGAAGATGAACTTTTACCCCAGTCTGAGGTCCAGAGCGCTTTTATtggatttagtgctcagctcagataaaatatttattgggtgtgattttaacatccatgtagatgcttaACAATGACAGCGTCAGTATGGCATTTAATATATTAttggcagtgttggggagtaacagaatacatgtaccggcgttacatatttaaaatacaaaatatgagtaactgtattccgttacagttaccgtttaaaaaggttttactcagaatacagttactttgttgaaataaagggattacacggcggtcttttcctgtttcatatgataggctatgccctctctatttttgttaATTCCACGatggtggaaacccaaacaaaacacgcattaagaggctctaatgcctgtgtctcaatctagcggcccatgtcacctctacttgcagcTTGCATAATGAaaaattattgttcaaaaaattatttaatatgaaggcaataggcagagtgttacaggcatagccctaaagaatgtagccttaTGGGCAGTGTAGCaaagttgtaagtaagctattaagactcaactgtacagtgttcgtgttttcctctgaaacaatacgttcctctgtctctcgctagcaaagttgacccagacaacaaagtaaagctagttttttgGTCACGAAAAAACTTTAAGGATCTAATTCATCCGATGTTATCTTCTTCAATGACTTGcgcaaacacagagcagagcagctacctgaacagTACTCCCAGTGGCGGTTTTTGATAtgggcatcgtggtgggggcggTATTATAGCATTGGCAAAAGTTGATCGTATCCATGCTGTCCTGACATTATCCCCATGCATTTTGGGGATTGCATAGGCACTGATCGTTTTTCTATTGCCcatttgcgaggtgcgcctgctgcttgctgcacagggaggagaggggcgGGACGGTGGGGGATTCTTTGGCTGGCTGGTGTGGCACCTAATGACcagctcgcaaaataaaactaaataaaaacaagccAACAAAGTAGGGCTGTCATCGTTAACTCCGTCATCACGATTAAcattattaaattttttttaacacaattaaTTCATATAGAGTGCAGAATAACTCAAGATCCCTGAAATGTGGCTGTCAAtgcatttcgggcagtttgtccaaagcCCATTCTGCGCTCCAAATAGGTTGAttgtgttaaaaatgtaaaacgcGTTAATCGTCATGACAGCGTTAACGCTCTAACGTTGACAGCcctacaacaaacacaaaaagagaaGACATTATGATACTGAAATGTAATTTGCACCAATGTTTTTTCTAAATTATATCACACGCATATACCCAAAAAGTTAGCGTGAGGGCCCTTGGTGCGCttcattgctgctgctgctcacacaCGACTTGTCGAAAGGGAGGGGGcatgctgcttccaaatagtgcacattttattaataaattTAAAACTCCCTCGGTTTAAAGATGCTCATTTGCTTTTCACATAAACAACCACCTTGACTTCCTACTGAAATAAGCAGTCCTGCTTGTCCAGGATGGGGAAAGACTAACACAAAGAACACATTGGCTTGTGGCCACATTAAAGACATGTTCCCATACCGGGAGTTGAACCCGGGCCACCAGGGTGAAAACCATGAATCCTAACCGCTAGACCATATGGGAGTGCTCCACTGTCAGGAAATCAAGCACAGTCTTGTCACTCTGCAGCCTTGGTGAGACCAACATAGCAGCACCTTAATCAATTCTCCAGTGGTTGCAGGTTCTGGTCAAAAGCACTTTACAAGGGAGTGGACTGGACTTGAAGCACACTTGACTGGCATGCAGAGAAGTCCACTAACCAGTCAGtgatgagagtgtgaataagtAGTGATTTATGATCTTAAGTGATTTATTCACGGTCTCTTTTATAAAGGAGTAagctatttctccaggctaaattaTGATCTTCTAAACTTGTGATACGctttttcctctccagcttacgagttatctgcctTAATGTGTGTATTTGAGAatcaagtacttctgatttgaggctctCTTTTTCACAGGAGCCACAGTATCTAGAGTTGTACACAGTAAAGAGGTAAAATTGTTAAAAAGCTAATCAAATTCTGTGGGAGTAGTCAGGGGCAGccctagcctgtttggtgccctgggtGGACAGtctctccccccccccaaaaaaaaaatacacacacacacacgattgtACATTAATATATTTCATTGTGATGTTGAAAAACCTGTTATGAACCGTCAAGGGGTCGCCAGACCATAACATAAGGGTCCTCATCCGACACCAAGCAGCACATCACACAATTAGTACAGTTTGATGGTGATTTATTTACAGAGTGGATTATAACTTCGGGGTGGACCTAATGCCAgaataacaaacaaaaggagCCTATCTCAAGGATAAATCAAACTTACCTACTCAAAAGAATGAAACCAAACAACAGCAACTTACATCCCTAACTaacaaaaacatgagaaaactgTAATCAAACAAAAGGGCAGTCCAGCCCTACATGCTCCTGTGTCAAACAAACATTACTACACAGGGAACATAAAGTCTGCCAGCTGGGATGGGCCGAGGATGAATGACTGGCCGTCCATGGCGGTGTCATCATATAAGTCGTCTCCAGGTCGTTAGCCAATCCGTATGGTCCGTCCACTGGATCCACCAATAACAGAGAGACACCTGGACACCTGCACACTCAGATTTGCATATGAGACAACATTAGGACAACAATTGTAACAGAACCATACTTAATTTAACcagataaatattttatatagtgtgtgtgagagagagagagtatgcaaaCGGTTAACAAACAATCATTATAAAATTCAGCATACTTTGAGAATAGCAGGCAAATCAACGATACAGCTCTTCCAATTAATGGCTAATTAATAATGTCCAAAAGGTCCAAAAGATTCAATAAGCCACATCAGTGTTTAGTGGCTAATAAGTGGCTGACAAAGGTAAACAGAAGTTTTCCCAATCCCTACTAATGATTGTTATCTTGTTTCAGGATACATAATACCTGCCATTATAGaaagacacatctgcttacctgtatcttttgctcatttctcctcctcttctttctctttttttctaaactgaggacctgatggctttgacattttcttgtccatctttcatcagtaattttgcactccagtatcaaCACCCAACCCCACAACATAAACTACACTTCAGTGCACAGATTTGGTTTGTAtagggtttttgttttctgggatttcacacaacccagggaAAATAATTAATGAGTTTAATGCTAAGATGTTCTGTGACCACTGCATATCCTACTTTATTTGATTAGCCAGGGGAGCATCCTGTTGGTCAGGTCTGGCTGAACAGATTCCAGAAATGGCTGCTATAAAATCACATGGTTCACCATCTGGTGCTCTGGGAGAAGTGATGCTGAGTTTAACACAGTACATCTTTTAACTATGACATTTGGCCCACAAGCTCATGTGAAGCTAAAACTCACACTCTTGCAACAAAACATGTATCCATCCTTTTCATCCACTGTGTGGGTGAATGGTTTGTTAGGATTGGGCAATTCTAAAGTATGTGCAGTCTGCAGTATCAGTTTTAAGTCAGTCAAAGTTTTGTCTGTATCATCAgcataaatggcctgtattttaATCACTGGTCTCATGtaaaataggataaaaatacaaatatgaagcTGCTGGAGACAGAAATAAAGCAACTGATGATACAAAAAGGTCAAATACATAATTCTGCTGTCCTTTTCTTTGAAattgtttgcttttttccacCAGATTCAGCTCTGCGGCACCTCCTTACACATCTGGGAATCTTTGAAGTTTCACTTTAACTTGTGGGTGAGATCATCCAGAGGAACCatggtttctttttatttgatggtctctgctttttttttttttttttttttattacatggcTTGTGATTTTAACCTTttatggtgttttttttatttgcatatttttttattgttgttataaACATCTTATTTTATAGTGGTTTTATTTCTTGTTGATCTTGCTCTAAAAAACTAAATTGCTTGCACCTCTGTGAGTGCTAACACTGCAGTTAGGCAGTTAGCAAAGGCTGCCAGAAGGCAGGAATCAATAAAAAGGCTTGGTGCGAGGAATAGAAATGGTAAGATGTGAGGAGCTGGATGTCACAGTGGGGCAGAAAGAAATGTGATATATAATGAGTGTCCCGATGttttgccaaaaagtgatctttgatgtttctttgtgttgtttatgAGTAATATATTTGATCATGCTTTGTGAACAGGATTTAAGAACGAGTTATGCTATTCGTGCTCTATAATGAATCTAGTTCTTTTGGGTCCCTTTGAGTATGTTTATAGAACTAATATGTTATATATGTTACAATCTTGGCTGCCCTTTTGGccaaataaataaaggatatgtAAAAACTCCCCAATGTAAATTCTCTAGTCAAGGAATGCACAAGCTTGACTTTCCTCCACCTGGCCATATAGTTTATAACCACACCAATCAGGTCAGAGGGGCAACACTGACCTTtgtctacaaaaaaaaagaaaaaaaatagctcTCTACTCTAATAATGTCCAACTATCAATAAATCAGTGTGTTATGAATGTTTCCAGCTTAGATTGCAGATTCTTAACTTTTTCCTGTGATTACAGTTTATACATCACTATGATCTGGAAATATCTGCATATTTCAGATAACCTCACTCACATAAGTGTTCTGAGGAAATCGTAATGCTcgctgtgtgtttgcacaaagacaggaagtgatgttaagatttgacttttttttatgtgaaaGAGTTTTCACATAAACTTGTTTTTGTCGTGCTCGTGCTCTCactgaataaagaaaataaagtagCCTTGTTGTTCCAGTTACACTGGATTCTTTTAGTTTCATTATGAAGTCGACCATTTTCCCAGCATACCGCAAACTCCCTGGCAGTGTCGGTCTGCCAGGTGACAAAAGGAGAGAAgcaccaaactttttttttttttttttttaaatggttattAGTCCAGATTAAGTTAGCTGGACCACCAGAAAAGGTGATAGATCATAAAgggatttatattttataactaTAATAATTGATCATAAATATTTTATGTGTGATGAAATAGATAGGGGCATTGGAGTATTTAATggctaacataaaaaaaactctttaaaaGAGCACAGTACTATTATAAccgccttttttttttagaagaaatacacataagaatttaaaaaaaaacccacaatacTATTACGGAGTGTCACCAGGAACTCATCTGTAGTCAAAGAAATCTGACAAACAGAGGCACAAAGTGACTGAAACCAGTCAGACTGCATTAAAGACAAAGGTGTGTCAACTCCTGAACTGAAAGGCAAAGAAGATTGTGAACTGGAGACTGAAGACACACTATTAGTGAACCTTCGGTAAGCTTTGAATTATTTTTACTAAACAgaatcagatttttatttttattaagaaTCATTTTTAGTATCAGATGAGATTAAGGTGGTTGTTTTACTGTTATTTGGGTTCATGgtatacacagagagcaaagaatTTAACACAGCCTACTTTTTAAAAGGGACAGCGCAGATAAAATCCCTCAAATCTGGGAAAAGTTCCCAACTAAACACTTCAGAAACAGCTGATTATACAATTACTTTGGAGTGTTTCATGAAGCTATGCTACATTTTACCTTATTAGTATGTGTATTTCTCAAGTAACAAGCCCTCAAAGTAGGAGTGGAGTTGAAAAACACACGGAAGGTGTTTATACACGAAGTCCAACAAGTCTAAAGTTTCAATAGTCACAGACAGGGGCGTCACTAGGTTTTAAGGACAGGGGGGGTTTAGCCCCCAAGAGATGCAAACGATATGAACGAACGTAGCGCATAAGCACAAAATTTCACAAACAGAAATTAAAGACTGAGGAATTGCTTTTCAACAAATTAAGCCACCAAtagatttgttgttttattcCAGTCTGTTTTTTAATACAGTACACCaagaaaacacaggaaatgtgtttgctttattaaaaacaagaaaaaacaaaaataaaaaagtacatCATTTTTATGGCCGCAATCACCAGTTACTTGGTTGGTGGAAGTATCAAAGAATGCCGTCTGTTTTTAAGAGTGGCACATAGCTCAGTCACTCTGTTGTGACTGAGATGCTGAGGTAGCATCAGTAGACAACATATCTTTGGGTGGACATCCAGCCTCTGTTTTCCGGCCAAGAAAGTTTCTGGCCACCAGAACCTTCTCTGTTTTCAGGTCAACTCTGTAGTGCTTTGCAAGTTCATTCAAGTGTGGTTCACTCAAAAAGTTCTCAGATTTAGGACTGCATGCCTGGATGCCTTGTAGTAGCCCTGCATCTACACTGCAAAAGCTTTGATCAAGCTCGCCAACCATCCGATCCTTAGGGCGGCTTCCTCTTACTAACATCTCTCCTAGCATTTAGGATAATTAACACTCTCAATGCTAACAATCAGAGAAAGACATTTTGTGGTAAATGACCCATTGCAAACCATCTTTTTGTGTGATTCCGGCAGAATCACACAAAAAGATGTAAATGTTTTAACATGAAACAGACATTGAGACATTTCAGTTAATTTCCTGGAAGTTGTTCAGATAAAACAGATGTTGATCAAGAgctggagaaagaggaaaaaaaaacacatcaaaagTAATTTTTAATGTGAGAAAATTATACTACACATGGTGTGTTTAACTTGCAAATCTAAAAAAAAGCTCTTTGAGGCAACATTGACTATGTTGTTTCTAGACAGTGTTATTTTTATACAGCCTGCTCAACTTATGCCAACATTAACATGTGATGCGAGTCGCTAAACTGGCATGCCTGCAGTTCAAGCTAACCTCTCTAGCACTTATGTCACAGTAAAACTGTGGAACAATCATGAGACCAGAGCAGGAAACCTTTAAACAAAAAGCTGGCAATTTCATGTAGATAGTCTTTGATGTTTCCACTTTATCAcattttttgtttcactttataGTAATCCATGTT
The sequence above is a segment of the Oreochromis aureus strain Israel breed Guangdong linkage group 3, ZZ_aureus, whole genome shotgun sequence genome. Coding sequences within it:
- the LOC116318201 gene encoding H-2 class II histocompatibility antigen, E-S beta chain-like, encoding MASSFLCFTLLFISIHNADGFLEYMVDRCDFNSTELENMEYIYSHYYNKMEYIRFSSNVGEYVGFTEYGVRLAEVWNNDTADLNLMRLKIATYCHHNIDINDRAILTKSVQPTVRIKSMTPPSGQHPAMLVCSVYDFFPSKIKVSWLRDGQAVSSDVTSTEEMPNGDWYYQTHSQLEYTPRSGEKISCVVEHASLKEPLITDWDPSSDKSTSESTTLIAIGASILTLGLILLLAGFIFYRWKARDPTLFSNE